In one Rhopalosiphum padi isolate XX-2018 chromosome 3, ASM2088224v1, whole genome shotgun sequence genomic region, the following are encoded:
- the LOC132927880 gene encoding centrosomal protein of 290 kDa-like: protein MASSNTDSPGTIYRWIEKKPLTEVVAWTAKEKFWLSIAMCHYGTHDWKSVAQVLRHAGEPYRPREWFTPKSCERQFKILVSNLSKEAKSLPYLEMVQHIAEGLKNDYIREINKSRDTLKSKYCNLFSVLNRVKQGNLSRNEVVNLYSQARRTEIEGKQYMDQLMTRQNASLASENSSSGLIEEPIKWNTPSAPLLTSLLRSRNTIPANRTATTITSLLQSPGGTSRTRSGKLLPLTPSIRTTQGTPTLSKLLEAPANPYIPSPPQITQKNKLSELVVTEKPPANTSRKENSQSPSLNRVRVDNVTTLGSFNQINKSDLSASKKQISKSPVSAVKNGSKANLSVHLISDSENEEDKNVSLKSSFGDKKDTSYRVEPRATRSQTRAEGGFKLFNDNKQSDGKKERESLRQQSGGSQIIETHLLDDMADIDQIEVEPLSSVQDEIPNQIPSKMTRSSLQKLRLSSPGDNLSTNNKVNNSKEISNKMLEEISANFVLKPTEPLSEQYQCLLGTPQNKDKNSECLIPVDRTAVKDAILLRKDSQSLQNTLTTSDGKLLKQKGVIELKSANIRCVDSRNDSKLLSYSNQPIVVVNKIKKPFNIKLTSEQRVADIQVTNADVKNPTRLNNSSQNVVKVIDNNCTVTAAAASTADDDDDDDDVICIEDDHNTNDDNKITMKTNNVESQNLSSIVVGSNISSNSRSSLLQLDGKKNKNDKTPWNVFGKPQNILDSTKKQYHQDSVSKGRINSNVSETNNRFIKELDFDFDQSISQTSLAELYNGVEEIVEMHSFDNEELNSLIECGSLDSNETEERRNIVSVDQGDSSVSESDSTIGAFDTFAQITRVRQKSSTSKDIKLNTRELKTTNQGIKHLKESFCQSDKIEDDQSSVVSVTGIPVLQGIISDVMNQIGLDSVASLTTSNYHNPPPSEVVEIFSSDDEMTMKNLKARPLNVQNKPIRTQDKEGKSYKFKEAELVKLHEVESKMYKGNNTNCGISTNKPIEIEMPPCIVVSNDKISVNDRIQFDKILQIKKEVHQENNEEVLYDTIPDEIIVLNDDEDMEQREIAVKIANEKLLKETERMKKEAEERKKKEEEKQKKEEERRRKEDEKLKKEEDERKKKENEVRMKRENEERKKKEEELKKREFENMLLNERKKKEDEDRKIKEDDERKKKEEYEKKMKALQATMKKEKEDQEMLEEMEEKARQRSITEEKLNQFHLRMKRDMNILNNRMEKRVVVKEEIIDECVDNILEENIIDEDILEDDLCRNDEYVDDRNDVGRVNLSNVNDKTRGMNNILKRTELAQLRDYESQLKDESLKSQINVKENQVQDLLNKKEKMKLLERDVPIQKGFIRTPTPTMINKLDLIKEADLQKVMEAERQRAYEIKSREAKEAEMKRVKAAEFERIKNEKIKRAEEVETKKSKEAESRKNIIVKETEIKGLEKRNILKKMNEPENNRSVARLEVSLVRNFGIVPPVNIKKRNELVQNDTNIEQTLIETKKATAKEDIETFNVRERGIRKSMGSEGKKVIESKLPEIKMVTRTRGLKAEEKLKETNVSKNMSTKLRPQIKSSGSTSSIPSSTIDENLSISSYEYKKQTKNADDGNKRNSTSNIPSDNRHFKDLNVDSSAIVRKENLNHEAIGTPRTRTRSSSFKQRTISETKSSKQSQDNGAAIIPKETTGTNTILTSTIPENQTKKHILNKHSFNDGKTLIVPVVMLSSSDIPASISQRSVMNFLKQPQNNLTHNKIIKPVEIIKELEKPPPKKRGRKPRIDVQNEKLQESIRNNKLTPQNCRVTRTSIKEVEPLAKRTRRSLGLLNIKNESVNKKSVQPRKFKKGLVDKSIENIKMNKKVLKFVFNNLCERSKYISSLDKATKNLPKKCLAIVKFPIELKEIKRKITAGKITSIAELQSNLLILSYNALMTNRSDSRVFSDASNFQSELEEYFRLLKNTVNDQNVRKCQGEDNSFYMYNKCFNKRRYPGSNYDPNNAHLTVNKKTIANIYKHIDNSSDESSGSESDSYMPPKKKRKKNVSDSSSSESD from the exons aaCTGAAATTGAGGGTAAACAATATATGGATCAACTTATGACTAGGCAAAATGCTAGTTTAGCTTCTGAAAATTCAAGTTCTGGGTTAATAGAagag CCAATTAAATGGAATACACCATCTGCACCATTATTAACGAGTCTTCTAAGATCTCGCAATACCATACCAGCTAATAGAACTGCCACTACTATTACTTCTTTATTACAATCTCCTGGTGGCACATCAAGGACTAGATCTGGAAAATTATTACCATTAACTCCTAGCATTAGAACTACACAAg gtactcCTACACTTTCTAAACTCCTTGAAGCTCCAGCAAATCCTTATATACCAAGTCCACCGCAAATAACACAGAAGAATAAGCtaa gtgaaCTTGTAGTAACAGAAAAGCCTCCTGCGAATACTTCTAGAAAA gAGAACTCGCAGTCACCATCATTAAATAGAGTACGAGTAGATAATGTGACAACTCTGGGGTCTTTTAATCAAATCAATAAATCTGATTTATCAGCTTCAAAGAAACAGATATCAAAGAGTCCTGTTTCAGCAGTTAAAAATGGATCTAAAGCAAATTTAAGTGTTCATTTAATAAGTGACAGCGAAAATGAAGAAGATAAAAATGTCAGTCTCAAAAGTTCATTTGGAGATAAGAAGGATACAAGTTACAGAGTGGAACCTAGAGCAACAAGAAGTCAAACTAGAGCAGAAGGTGGTTTTAAACTattcaatgataataaacaATCTGATGGAAAGAAAGAACGTGAAAGTTTGCGACAACAAAGTGGAGGATCTCAAATTATTGAAACACATTTACTTGATGATATGGCTGATATTGACCAAATTGAAGTTGAACCGTTATCATCCGTTCAAGATGAAATACCAAATCAAATTCCTTCTAAAATGACACGATCTTCCTTGCAAAAACTTCGTTTATCGAGTCCAGGAGATAatttatcaacaaataataaagttaataatagtaaagaaATAAGCAATAAAATGTTGGAGGAAATATCAgccaattttgttttaaagcCTACAGAACCTTTATCAGAACAATATCAATGTTTGTTAGGCACGCCTCAGAACAAGGACAAAAATTCGGAATGCCTGATCCCTGTTGATCGGACTGCTGTTAAAGATGCTATTTTGTTACGCAAAGATAGTCAATCTTTGCAAAATACATTGACTACATCTGATggaaaactattaaaacaaaaagGTGTAATTGAACTAAAATCAGCAAATATAAGGTGTGTTGATAGCAGAAATGATTCAAAATTGTTGTCATATAGTAACCAGCCTATTGTAGTAGTTAACAAAATCAAGaaaccatttaatattaaacttacttCAGAACAGCGAGTGGCGGATATTCAAGTCACAAATGCAGATGTAAAAAATCCTACAAGATTAAATAATAGTTCTCAAAATGTGGTTAAAGTAATTGACAATAATTGTACAgttactgctgctgctgcttctACTgctgatgacgatgatgatgatgatgatgttaTTTGTATAGAAGATGATCATAACacaaatgatgataataaaataacaatgaaaacCAATAATGTTGAATCACAAAACTTATCATCAATAGTTGTTGGTTCTAACATTTCAAGTAATTCAAGATCATCCTTACTTCAGTTAgatgggaaaaaaaataaaaatgacaaaactcCATGGAATGTGTTTGGAAAaccacaaaatattttagattctacaAAAAAACAGTATCATCAAGATAGTGTATCTAAAGGTagaattaatagtaatgtaagtGAGACTAACAACCGATTTATTAAAGAACtagattttgattttgatcAATCAATCTCTCAAACATCCTTGGCTGAATTATATAATGGCGTCGAAGAAATTGTTGAAATGCATTCTTTTGATAATGAAGAATTGAATTCTTTAATTGAGTGTGGTTCATTAGATAGTAATGAAACAGAGGAACGTAGAAATATAGTTAGTGTAGATCAAGGCGATTCTTCTGTGAGTGAAAGTGATTCAACTATTGGAGCTTTTGATACCTTTGCTCAGATCACGAGAGTACGACAAAAGTCATCTACTTCTAaagacattaaattaaataccagAGAATTGAAGACTACTAACCAaggaataaaacatttaaaagagAGTTTTTGTCAGTCTGATAAAATAGAAGATGATCAAAGCTCTGTAGTATCTGTCACTGGAATACCTGTTTTACAGGGAATAATATCAGATGTTATGAATCAAATTGGTTTAGATAGTGTTGCATCACTTACAACATCCAATTATCATAATCCACCTCCTAGTGAAGTTGTTGAAATATTTAGCAGTGATGATGAAATGACTATGAAGAATTTAAAAGCACGTCCCTTAAACGTGCAAAACAAACCTATTCGAACCCAGGATAAAGAAGGAAAATCCTATAAATTTAAGGAAGCTGAGTTGGTAAAATTACATGAAGTAGAATCCAAGATGTACAAAGGTAATAACACAAATTGTGGAATCAGTACTAATAAACCTATTGAAATTGAAATGCCACCATGTATTGTTGtttcaaatgataaaatatctgTTAACGATAGAATACAATTTGACAAAatacttcaaattaaaaaagaagTGCATCAGGAAAATAATGAAGAAGTGTTGTATGATACAATTCCTGATGAGATAATAGTCTTAAATGATGACGAGGACATGGAACAAAGGGAAATAGCAGTTAAAATtgctaatgaaaaattattaaaagaaactgAAAGAATGAAAAAAGAAGCCGAAGAAAGAAAGAAGAAAGAAGAAGAAAAACAGAAGAAAGAAGAAGAAAGAAGACGAAAAGAAGACGAAAAATTAAAGAAAGAAGAAGATgaaagaaagaaaaaagaaaatgaaGTTAGAATGAAGAGAGAAAACGAAGAAAGGAAGAAAAAAGAAGAGGAATTAAAGAAAagagaatttgaaaatatgttacTTAATGAGAGAAAGAAAAAAGAAGATGAAGATAGAAAAATCAAAGAAGatgatgaaagaaaaaaaaaagaagaatacGAAAAAAAGATGAAAGCTTTACAAGCAacaatgaaaaaagaaaaagaagatCAAGAAATGCTTGAAGAAATGGAAGAAAAAGCAAGACAGAGAAGTATAACTGAAGAAAAGTTAAATCAATTTCATTTAAGGATGAAACgtgatatgaatattttaaataatagaatgGAGAAGAGAGTTGTTGTTAAAGAAGAAATCATTGACGAAtgtgttgataatattttggaagaaaatataatagatgAAGATATTTTGGAAGATGATTTGTGTAGAAACGATGAATATGTAGATGATAGGAATGATGTGGGAAGAGTAAATTTGTCAAACGTTAATGATAAAACAAGAggtatgaacaatattttaaagcgTACAGAATTGGCTCAATTAAGGGATTATGAATCACAATTGAAAGATGAATCCCTTAAAAGTCAAATTAATGTAAAAGAAAATCAAGTTCAAGACTTGttgaataaaaaagaaaaaatgaaattattagaaAGAGATGTTCCAATACAGAAAGGGTTTATTAGGACACCAACACCAACTATGATTAACAAGCTAGACTTAATCAAAGAAGCTGATCTACAAAAAGTTATGGAGGCTGAGAGACAAAGAGCTTATGAAATTAAATCCAGAGAAGCCAAGGAAGCTGAAATGAAAAGAGTAAAAGCAGCTGAATTTgaaagaattaaaaatgaaaagatAAAAAGAGCAGAAGAAGTTGAAACAAAAAAGTCTAAAGAAGCCGAgtcaagaaaaaatataattgttaaagaaacTGAAATAAAGGGATTGGAAAAgagaaatattttgaagaaaatgaATGAACCAGAAAATAATCGATCTGTTGCACGTTTAGAGGTCAGTTTGGTAAGGAATTTTGGAATTGTTCCTCctgtaaatattaagaaaaggaATGAACTTGTACAAAATGATACAAATATAGAACAAACATTAATTGAAACTAAAAAAGCAACAGCAAAGGAAgatattgaaacatttaatgTTAGAGAACGAGGAATAAGGAAGTCTATGGGATCTGAAGGAAAAAAAGTCATAGAATCTAAGTTACCTGAAATTAAAATGGTTACTAGGACAAGGGGGCTAAAGGCTGAAGAAAAGCTTAAAGAAACaaatgtttctaaaaatatGTCCACTAAACTACGACCACAAATAAAATCTTCTGGATCCACATCTTCTATTCCAAGTTCAACTATTGATGAAAATCTATCAATTTCTAGTTATgagtataaaaaacaaacaaagaaTGCTGATGATGGAAATAAACGGAATAGCACTTCAAACATACCATCTGATAATAGGCACTTTAAAGATTTAAATGTTGATTCTAGTGCTATTGTTAGAAAAGAAAATTTGAATCATGAAGCTATTGGTACACCAAGAACTCGTACCCGTTCTTCATCATTTAAACAAAGAACAATTTCAGAAACTAAGTCTTCTAAGCAAAGCCAAGATAATGGTGCAGCTATCATTCCAAAAGAAACTACTGGAACAAACACTATATTGACTTCTACAATCCCTGAAAATCagacaaaaaaacatattttaaataaacattcattTAATGATGGTAAAACATTGATTGTCCCTGTAGTAATGTTAAGTTCAAGTGATATTCCAGCTAGCATATCTCAACGATCAGTTATGAACTTTCTCAAACaaccacaaaataattt aacacataataaaataataaaaccagttgaaattattaaagaattagaAAAACCACCTCCTAAGAAACGAGGTCGTAAACCTCGAATTGATGTACAAAATGAAAAACTTCAAGAGTCTATTAG aaataataaattaacacctCAAAATTGCCGAGTAACAAGAACATCAATCAAG GAGGTGGAACCCCTAGCTAAAAGAACCAGAAGAAGTCTTGGgctacttaatattaaaaatgaatctgTGAACAA GAAATCTGTTCAGCCACGTAAATTTAAAAAGGGACTTGTGGACaa gtctattgaaaatattaaaatgaacaagaaagttttgaaatttgtttttaacaacTTATGTGAAAGAAGCAAATATATTTCAAGTCTCGACAAGGCAACTAAGAATTtacctaaaaaatgtttagccattgtaaaatt tCCAATtgaattaaaagaaattaaaaggAAGATAACTGCAGGAAAAATAACAAGTATTGCTGAACTTCAATCTAATCTTTTAATCTTGTCATATAATGCTCTAATGACTAACAGATCTGACAGTAGAGTTTTCAGTGATGCTTCCAATTTTCAATCTGAACTTGAAGAATATTTCCGg ttacttaaaaatacagttaatGATCAAAATGTTAGGAAGTGTCAAGGTGAAGATAACTCATTTTACATgtacaataaatgttttaacaaGAGAAGATATCCTGGTTCAAACTATGATCCCAATAATGCGCATTTAACggttaacaaaaaaacaattgctaatatatataaacatattgataATTCTAGTGATGAGTCAAGTGGTTCTGAATCTGATAGTTATATGCCAcctaaaaagaaaagaaaaaaaaacgtttctGATTCTTCCAGTTCAGAAAGTGACTGA